The genomic region GCTCGTGGTCTGGCTCGCGCTGATGGACGCTGACTGCTTCAGCGCAATAAGCAGACGATACGTGAAGTACGTGAGACAGAATACCGGGATCCAAGACATCAGAACATTGTGGAGGAAAAGAATATAAATGATGCGATAGAATGGGTTCGAGTACATCGCCGTCTTCCCCCATTTTGGTTTGTACGTATCTGTACACGGGTCATAATGCCAATTGGTCTTATACGGGAAAAGATAAACAATTCTGTAGAGACATGAAAATAGCACAACACCGAGACACATAAGACGCGCGTTTTTGATTGTACAGAGCGACGCCGCGCGCAGTGGTTTGCAGATGGCTATGAAACGCTCCCCAGCGACACAGATTGTGACATAGACAGACCATGTCTTCGCGACCCAGACGAATGTCCACAGATATTTGTAGTATTCCTCATAGAACATCTGGTAGTCTTCAAGCGCGCCAAAGTAGGTGTAAACACGTATGAGCGTGATGTATAAGAGACGCGACACCAGGACCAATGTGTCCGCGACAGCCAGAGATCGCAGAAACACTGACGTGGATGTGAACGGACGCTCTGCCCCGATGACAAAATACGAAAGAACATTCCCGATCATTCCGCAAAATATTATTCCGAGGTATATTGGGAAATAGACGACAAAAAACGGCATGAACCGAGGCGTGATCTCGGTCACATGACGGATTGGGTATGTGTAGCATGTTATTGTCCCGCCAGTTTTATCCGGGGTTGTTCCCTCTGAGGGAACGATTGTGACGTTTTCCATCACTGGACCGATATAGTTTGCGTCGATGTTTAGATTGAAAATTCTTCTTCGTCACACCATCTGTGACCGAGGACAACTCAAAGCGTCTTCAACTTGTTGTTCCTCTTGGACTAATCACAATTACCAGATGTTGACGAAGACAGTCGGGATGAAAACGTCGTGAAGACGTCCTAACTAATTAATAATTATACTCCTGACGACGGGCATCCAATCTCCGAAACATCGCATGCACCAACGCCATCACCCATGATTTCATTTCGGTACATCAGCGGACAAAATGTGAATGAGTGAGGCGAATATAGCTGAGCACACACGGCAAACGACAAACGACTTGACCACAGGGAAAACCATCGGAAAGACTGGAGTCTTGACGGGGAGTGGCCGACATCGGAAGAGTCGCATGCGACTCCCCCTAACCGATGCTTCCACCACAATGTCATGTCGCATGGCACACTTGTTCCAATCCCAGATTTTCAACACAACTTCGAACTGGATCTTTTTTTCAACAAGTCGCGATATCACGCTGTCGATAATTGCCGATTATTATGCCCATTATCAGTCTATCAAATACCGTAATCTCCAATAATTTCACGTGTAGCGCGATtttatatcatttctttctGTGGAAATTGTGTTGCCATGGGATCATCGTCTTCCGGACAAGAGGCCGGTCCGCTCttgaccgattttacagtagCTACCTACTGCGCATGCCTAGGCGTCAAATTCTCTTGACTTCCGCTTATAAAAAGTAATCTGCAAAGAAGGAATTCTTCCCATTAATCACATCTTTCCACGATTTCAACTTGATTTAGTAAGATATTTTGCGTTTAACGAGTGAGGTTGAATCGGTGCCAAATGTTTTGAAGGGTTTGAATGTCCATAATTTACAGAAATGGTCGAGTTGTCTGCTAAAAGCGGACACACAGACATCCAATATGCAAAACGAAGACCATAGAACAAAGACCGCCCTTGGACTTGGAGAACAACCAAGACCCCATTTTTTGAGGTAGACAATAGCAGGAGAAAAATAGGTCTGAATCGAATAGGGACCCCCGGACCAGACCTTGATTGAACCAACCCAGACCAAACTCAACTAACTCGCCCCAGAAGACCCAACTCCAACCGAATTTCGTCTTTTGTTTATTGGCCACAACCCCTGAAATGCTTATCTTCTTCTCCATTAGGTGCCAGCACTGCAGCCGTAGATGGACAGTACAGAAGCAGaacaagataaatcctgtttacCGAATTCAGGCGCTGAAAGTGAGGAGTTTCATCAAGACCATGTGATAACTTTCCACAATGACCTCAAGCATGCTGTAATCATTGGAGACTGCGTCCCTTCTGACAATGCAGATGGGACAACTGTACAAAACCTTGTCATAAAACAGGAATCTTTCCAGTACGAATTCTGTGTGGATGATACTGATGTACCAGACATTGTTGCCGCGGAGACGGTAGTCACGACGACACCTCCGCGACCTCGCCAGGCCTTCTCATTGGATGATGTCATCAAGGGCAGTCCTCTCTGCGTCAAGATCTTCTCTCCCGATCACAAGACAGATAGAGTTTTTCTTGACCATTTACAAACTTTGGATGATGCAAATGTTTGGTCGCAGTTCTCTGGTGGAAAACTTACCAGGTTTGTAAGCTCCTTTTGTTCAAGGATCACCAGGCCCAGTTGCACAACGGGGCCTAGTTAACTCAAGTGCCAGGCCACTGGTCAGCTCCTAAAGTGAACTTCTCCCTGCATTCTTGTTGGGTCTTTGTCCACAgaagaccaatttgggatgaaTGGAAATAATCATGAACGCAACtgtttttgaattggaaaacttAAGAAGAGTTGGTCAACTGGCAAACTGAAAACTGTCAACGAAATGAAACATTACCTCTCTTTACAGCGTTGAAGAAACTAGCGAAAGTGAGCTGAACACGTCCCAAGAGTCATTCATTGCGTTGGCGCCGGACAGCATCCTGGCGTCTGGTACAGAGCCACCCGACTCTGCCAACCAGTTCCTTGGTCACAAACAGATGCAGCAGGCATTTGAGGTGAAGCAGGAGGCGCGACGTGTCAAGCAGGAGAGAGATCGGATGCAGAAACGGCGCCAGAGGCTCAATCCAGATTTCAGGTTAGGTTTTTTTCCTCGGTATTCACTTACAAGAGCAGTTGTTGCATGCCACTGACTGTCAAGTACCAATTGGAGTTATTGGTCTGGTGACGAGATATTCAAGTTAAGTTACTTGCCAAAGGACAAAAGTAAGGTGTTGGTATCGAAGCCTAAGTGTTTGGACTGGATCACAAGCATTAGACCAGACCACTTAACAAGACTACGCCATCCTGAGGAGAAATCAAAATCATACCAGCAAAGTTGCCATGAACCCAACTACCTTGCCTGGTTTGAGACGGACCATAACGAAATCAACCCCCTTCCTAGTTTTCCCCATTTCTTCTTTacagaaataaagaaaaggaGAAAGCCAAGGAACGCATGAGGAACAAACGCATGAATCCTCAGTACCGAGACGTCGAGCGCAAGAAGGATCGAGTCCGCCGAAGAGTTTCGCGCCACCGAACAGCCATACAAAAAATGCAAGAAAATGGTGCTATGGAAAACCAATACCAAAGACTTTTACAGAACATTGATGGCATGAATGTTGTTGTTGAAGGTGCAAATAATCATACTCGCTTTGCGGAACCCGAAGGATTTTATACCCTGTAGGAAGATTTCAGAATCTGCCTGGTTACAGGATGTGATTTTGGAAGGCAACATAAGAAAGGGGCTCTCTGAATCTTCTGCGGGCCATGAGGTTACTCTTGAAAGTGTTAACATCAATGTTATGGAACCTTTCGTTATGGGTGCAGGAAAGTTCTCCTGTAATGACTGTTTGCGAAATGATTCCTTATTTCAGCAGTTGTTCTTATTTATCAACAAAGTTGAAACAATGTCTTTAAATATGCAGAGAAATAAATTTATTTACCTTTTTAACAATATTTCATTTGAGTTACTTTTATATACCAGCCGACCTCAAGCTGATCCATAGTGTTGAGCTTGATATGAAAGACTGGACTTGAACAATAAGCCAAATTGGTCATCCGCTGGATAGGATCTTACAGAAGTGGACAGGCAACTCTCATTTAAGCCCTCCCATCCCATTTCAAACAAGGAACTGGTCACTTTCACAACAGAACTACCGGTCTAACCAATAGACTCTTTCGAACTTAATCCACTTAAATGTCAAACgaatcaatgggtgatatgaataaaggctagcaaatgcttttacttcaattttgtacagaaaggccaagtgtaattgtacatggagttttagataaaagcatttgatagtctttattcatatcacccaatgtatcTGCAATTTTCCTGCACCTGGTCAATGGGAAGATCGTAATTATCAATCCTGATTAACTCCAGACGCGCAAGCGCTGTGGACTGAAATCAACTACGCAGACATGTGCATTTCATATTCACTGACACATTTGTTCAGCACAGTCGGTCACTCCTATCTTTTCTTTTTCCCAAACGAAGGTTTTCCTTTACCACCCCCAGATGATTTCTGTCCTTTCCCTCCGAACGAAGATTTCCCTCCGAACGAAGATTTCCCCCCTTTCCCTCCGAAAGACGATTTACTTCCTTTTCCATGGAACGAAGCTTTCCGTTTCTGTCGCATAACTTCGCGTTTTTTCATAAAGTTCTGCACAGCCTCCTTCTTCAGTCTCTGTTTCGCAATGTGCTCTGTcgatttcatttcatatttctttGCCCTCCTTCCCTGACTTTTCATATCATCTGTGTCTTTCTTCTTGAACCCCTTGCCACCCTGGTGGAAACCTGAACAATAAGGATTTAGAAGAAATGAACATAAGCaccaaaataacaaaaaaaatgaagagaagCAATAGACTGGTGCCTAGCTTAAGGACGCGAACATGAAACAGCGTTGATCCTTCAGTGCTGAGCCCAGAACCTCTTGATTATGAGCCAAGCACCCTAACCattatgccactgatctcccgcAATACAGGAGGCCGCGGAAACTTCTCATTCCTGAATCAGACTACCAACGGAAAGTTACCTTTTCTTCCACTATTTCCACCTCCCATCACCTGGAATCCTCGCTGCGACCGCTGCGACTTCCGGTCAGCGTCATCGTCGTCTCTCTCCTGCTCTCCGGTCTTTGTCTTCTTAACCCATTCTTTATAACTGAGGTCACGGTCAAGGAAAAACACATTCCACCAAAAACTACCCTGCAAACCAAACATAGTCCGATGATGAGGTTGGATGTTCGACATGACTGCACTATTCGACACATCCAGGGGTTGATCTCTctcaaatacagtagaatctctccattggggacacccttgggactggggTTGCTGTCCCTACTGTACCATCAACCAGGTACCGACCCGTGCACAACTTCCTTCAATTTGAAAGTCGTGCACTCATTCGGTGCCAAAATTTTTCTGATAAAAGGATACATATTAGATTTATATGTCGCTGGGATCCACACGCCACTCTCTGTCCTAATCTTCTTCTTATTGGCCGGCCCATCCTGACCTGTGATGTCGACAAATTTCTTGCGCTTTCGGTCCCTGAAGAAGATATGGTGAGGATTAGATAGTGAAGCCAATGGTGGGATTTATTTGATTAACAATAAAGGGTGGCCCGCAAACAGGACATTTTGTGTTGCAGTGACATTCAATTATCCTATTGGATGAAAACTTGGGTAAATCTTTTTCCCTTCAGATCATCCATTTTCTCGTCACATCTTACCATCTGATCTGTTTTTGCTGCTTCCGCATTTCGTCCGCATCATCACCCGTAATGTCGAGTACGGCATTCTGGCTCTGCTGATGGAAACCATCGCTAAGACTCAGACTGGAAGAGAATTGAAACTGTATCATGATGAGAAAGCACCCACAAATTGAGGATTTTGAGAACAGCGGCATAAAATGTCTGGCATCAGTAACAAAGGACTTAAATTTTGTCCTGGCAATATGTGCAAAAGTGTTTTCAGATTGGCAGAACCAAATGAAATTTTGTATTCAGCAAAAACAACATGAAATGGGGCGAAAAGTTTGCGGTTGACGGTATCGCGCTCACCCTTTCTCCGAATCAAAATCCTTGGGCCGGTACGGCAGGTAGAATTCTTCATCCCTCACAGGTTTTCTCTTCTTTCCCTGCTTTTTATAAGTCTCTTCATATTCGTACTTCGAAGCCTTTGGGGCGACGACACGTTTGAACACATCCTGAAATAAGAATGAAAAGACATTGGGATGGGTTACTCCGCAAAGCTGAACATCACAAGAGTTGCTAGGCTGGCACAGGGAACAGTCTTGCAGAATGTGCAAGGGTGTCTTAAGAAGAAGCCCCCGTCACAGGCCCAGTTTGTCAAAATCACGACCTGATCAGTTCTTCAAGCTACTTACCTGTAAATCATTCTCCGAGCTCATCTCCGCCGTGATAATCCCCGCTCCACGAAtcacttcctcttcttctttatCGGCCCGATCCTTTAGTTTGTTTTTCCGCCCTTCGATGGCGCCTTGATGCATATCTCGCTTCATTTTCATAACGTCGAATGCCGTGCTTTTACTGGTGGTGCTGATTTCGAAGACTGtctgaaaacaacaaaatattctGGTGAAAAAGTAACTGTGAGTGATTCCACGAAATGTCTACCAACCTATTCATCCTCTTCTATTGTTGTCACACAAGATCACAGCAAACAATTTTTGTTAGAAGTCAATTTTAGCATATCCTCTATCATTGGGAATCCCTCAGGActtacaagtgctgtccttcagAGGTGTCCGTACCACAGAGGTAAAACTGAATAGAAAGACAAAATCTCTAACAGGGATGTCTGCCATGGGACATTCTATCGTACTCACATTGCCAGGCCTGTACTTCTTCATTGAGTCCAGTAACTTAGCTCTACATTCTTCTGCCTCAATATCCAAATCTCCAAACAGCGGGTGCATCGAGATAAGATTCTGCTTCTGTTCCTTCATGCGCTTGACTGACTCGTTAGAGGGCGCAGGCCGTGAGCGTTGATATTGCTTCATGGCTTTCTCGGCCACGCTGAATTGACCTTTCTGCGGAAGAGAAAAAACGGAGAATTATCAAAAACAGAATATACACATGACACTTTGTACAACTAGCATTGCCACCTTTGAAAATAACTTCAATAAGATTATATTTCTAACTTACCAGATCGCTGCTGCTTGCTATATATTTCTTCACATTCTCGTCTTCATCGTCCATTACGGACTGCGGGACGCGGCCATAAACGCCATCCTCATCTGAAAGAACATCATTGATCGTATTAGCACTTATGTCTTGTTAAGTGATATTCCCACAGATGACACTGTCCAAAAGTGCTCATACATCAAATTTCGAGTTTTAGGAACAAACGTGTTGTGGAATGCTCAAAGAAGAATATAACATCATGTCCTCAACAAGACCAATATAGACTTTGAACCTGACCTTTTTTACTCTTGGCTGTCGCATACTTCATGGGTCGGCCAAGGAAGAGATGAAGATCCAGAACGTAGGGTATCTCGTCCGGTGAGATTAAGGAATATGCCGTCCCGCTGCGACCCGCTCGGGCAACACGACCTGTGAAGACAAATATCTTAATATATTTAATTTCATGATCTGTTTCATTTGGCAGTTGGTTTAATTCCGCTTTTGCTGCTGAATTTCTTGGCTTATGTCTTACAGGTTTAGGCAGAAAGTCATCTAAATtcaacaaattaaaaaaaaaatcattttgcacGGATTTCCGACAAAAGAACATCTCAACCACTCACCGACTCTGTGAACGAACAACTTGGGTTTCCCCGGAAAGTGATAATTTATGACGTTGTCCAACATCGGGATGTCAATCCCCCTAGCGGCAAGATCCGTAACTATTAGCACCATTGTTTGCTTCTTCTGAAACTTGGCCACGCTGATTTTTCTCGCCGTTGGATGGAGGGCACTGTAGATATAGGTGCAGCTGATACCAGCTTCTTTCAGTAACTATAACAAaatcacaaattgaaaaataataaaTTTTGAGAATCAGCTCTGTCATGTTCCTGGTGCCTATATCAAAGCaagaacttcaagagaagggcctaacgtgggaggcagccagacagcgagcagccaacagacttgagtggaggaccctggggaatgccccatgtgccacctagggcacgaagggtcctaaggaTATCAAAGCAAACAACAGACCTTATCCAAACAAAAGACATGAAGAGAGTTATCAATCATACTGGTCAAGTTTGTACAATACATACCATATTCAAGAACTCAACATGATGTTTCGTTGCGGCGAAGATGACAGTCTGCGACTTTGGCGATATGACGTTCAGGAGCAGATGCAGTAGCAACCCTGGTTTATCATCAGCACGACATTGAAAGAACGCCATCTGGAATTTTAAGGTTAAATTAGATTATATAAAGAGGCGCAACATAGAAATCGCCCAAAAACTTAATCAAATATTCATCTAAAAACGGAGGCAACACTGTCCACCAAAAATCAAaagtttgtcatattttctcCATCCAAAACTAAGCTTCTGAGAAAGAGCCTGGAGAGGTTTCATCTGCTTTATGTCTCGGGAGATGTCAGTTGTCGTAGAAAATCAATTTTACGCACCTGGAGATTTTCACTGAGTTTGGTGTCAACATCCAAACGAATGAGTGTCGGGTCGTGGAGACCGGCCTTGGCGAATTCGACCAGCAGTTTGGGAAGAGTAGCAGAGAACAGTAACGTCTGCCTCGAGTCGGGGAGTCGCTTGATGATCTCTTCTAACTGTTCCTGGAAACCCATCTCAAAGAGTCTGTCGGCTTCGTCGAAGACGATGTATTCGACTGATCCCAACTTCATGTCCATTTCCATGACGACGTGAAGGAAACGTCCCGGGGTTGCTATGATGCTGGAAGCAAAAGTTGAACGTGATTTCCAGCTGATACGCCCATTTATTATCACCACAGATATTTGACCTCTATCGCTGTTAATATCAGACTCAACTCAaaacttttaactttttaacATCTGTTGGCATCTTTCCTAACATCAGTATCTTGCCAAACTTTTCATCACCTTTGATCTATGTCACATACTTACATGTCGGGGTTTTCATGAAGAGCCGCAAACTGGTCTTCAAGTCTGGAAATAacacacatttttttcaaaaattagaataaatgaaatggccagggccattgtgctcacctcatgtggaggaaagatggataaagagcatggtattgtgtcatgtagtgttaggtttgatgtaggtccaagcaattacaatttccccaaaatggccaatttacagtacattcgacctatgtgaccttgaaaagcaggtcaaatcaaagaagacccgggtgacacattgaatggttgttagaattagatgtacctatgatataaaattggtgccaatcgggcaagtcattactagaaataatggcattttgaagaatttaggatttggccccctccctggaggccaaacggcaaatcagatcgcaccaaacttcggtacctgagatcacctgaccaaggggtacatgtgtacttaatttgtgatcaatagtcattgcagttaagaaacgtgccatagttacggcctgacggcgaatttacgccatttgacctctgtgaccttgacaagaaggtcaaattaaaaacctgtgtgacatatactgtatggtggttagatgtacccatgatatcaaattggtggcaatcgggcaagaagttaaggaataatcacatttttaaggtttttggattttgccacctggtggtcaagtggtgaatcatattggaccaaacttcggtccctgagatcacctgactaaggggtaaatgtgtaccaaatttggtatcaatagtcattgcagtttagaaacgtgccatcgttacatcctaatggccaatttacaccatttgacctctgtgaccttgaaaaggaggtcaaatcaaaaacccggaggatatatgatgcacctttgctagaagtacctaccatatttttttcaaaatttcccgactactattaagggagatattgcatattttcacttttaacgtttggccccctggtggccaaaccataaaacgaatcggaccgaaacttggtctccaaggtgtcattacataagggtacatgtgtaccaagtttcaactcaatagctctaacagttacgaaacgtgccctgctaacggacgacggacgacgacggacgacgacgacgacgacgacgacggacgacggacgccacggtatgggataagctcacctctgctaagaggtgagctaaaaataaggCAAATGAACAGGAGAAACTACTGAGAAATAGTATGCAGTGGATCATGGATTTACACAGATTATCCAAGATATGTGGATCATACTACGATCAAGCTTACGTCATTTTCTACAGCAAATTCTATGCGAGCAGACGACACAAAAATAGGCCCCAAACATTATTACAGGCTGCAACCTATTGACACTAACACTTGTTGGGAAGCTCTCTATTTCTGACACCGTTTGTCTCAAGTTTAATCTATTTCTTGGTAAATTATAAATGAGCACATAATATGTTTTCCAAGTGCAGTTCTTGATGGGTAACATCCACACTTACTTGTCTCCACCGAGGACCAGCGCAGCTCGGAGACTGGTGAACTTCCCAAGCTGAAAGTGAAAATATACTTGGTACAAGAATGTTGATCAGTATTAG from Lineus longissimus chromosome 19, tnLinLong1.2, whole genome shotgun sequence harbors:
- the LOC135503193 gene encoding uncharacterized protein LOC135503193; translation: MDSTEAEQDKSCLPNSGAESEEFHQDHVITFHNDLKHAVIIGDCVPSDNADGTTVQNLVIKQESFQYEFCVDDTDVPDIVAAETVVTTTPPRPRQAFSLDDVIKGSPLCVKIFSPDHKTDRVFLDHLQTLDDANVWSQFSGGKLTSVEETSESELNTSQESFIALAPDSILASGTEPPDSANQFLGHKQMQQAFEVKQEARRVKQERDRMQKRRQRLNPDFRNKEKEKAKERMRNKRMNPQYRDVERKKDRVRRRVSRHRTAIQKMQENGAMENQYQRLLQNIDGMNVVVEGANNHTRFAEPEGFYTL
- the LOC135503192 gene encoding ATP-dependent RNA helicase DDX54-like is translated as MGKKNGKSSIKANKKIFVARAAVPDKSDNTEEVDISEQLANDDGDDNEFEQEKRGSDDTSGDETKETRKLVMQQNRKKKKSGGFQSMGLSHLVFKGVIRKGYKQPTPIQRKTIPIIMDGKDMVAMARTGSGKTAAFLIPMFEKLKTHTAKSGARAIIMAPTRELALQTLKFTKELGKFTSLRAALVLGGDKLEDQFAALHENPDIIIATPGRFLHVVMEMDMKLGSVEYIVFDEADRLFEMGFQEQLEEIIKRLPDSRQTLLFSATLPKLLVEFAKAGLHDPTLIRLDVDTKLSENLQMAFFQCRADDKPGLLLHLLLNVISPKSQTVIFAATKHHVEFLNMLLKEAGISCTYIYSALHPTARKISVAKFQKKQTMVLIVTDLAARGIDIPMLDNVINYHFPGKPKLFVHRVGRVARAGRSGTAYSLISPDEIPYVLDLHLFLGRPMKYATAKSKKDEDGVYGRVPQSVMDDEDENVKKYIASSSDLKGQFSVAEKAMKQYQRSRPAPSNESVKRMKEQKQNLISMHPLFGDLDIEAEECRAKLLDSMKKYRPGNTVFEISTTSKSTAFDVMKMKRDMHQGAIEGRKNKLKDRADKEEEEVIRGAGIITAEMSSENDLQDVFKRVVAPKASKYEYEETYKKQGKKRKPVRDEEFYLPYRPKDFDSEKGLSLSDGFHQQSQNAVLDITGDDADEMRKQQKQIRWDRKRKKFVDITGQDGPANKKKIRTESGVWIPATYKSNIYKEWVKKTKTGEQERDDDDADRKSQRSQRGFQVMGGGNSGRKGFHQGGKGFKKKDTDDMKSQGRRAKKYEMKSTEHIAKQRLKKEAVQNFMKKREVMRQKRKASFHGKGSKSSFGGKGGKSSFGGKSSFGGKGQKSSGGGKGKPSFGKKKR